One genomic window of Salvelinus alpinus chromosome 17, SLU_Salpinus.1, whole genome shotgun sequence includes the following:
- the LOC139541874 gene encoding uncharacterized protein gives MAPPQPTLHGSPSPPSMAPPGPPSMAPPSLPSMAPPAYPPWLPQPNLHGSPSPTSMAPPAQPPWLPTAQPPWLPPAHPPWLPQPNLHGSPQPTLHGSPSLTSMAPPSPPSMAPPAHPPWLLPAHPPWLPQHNLHGSPQPTLHGSPQPTLHGSPSLTFMALPSPPSMAPPAHPPWLPPAHHPWLPPAHPPWLLPA, from the coding sequence CCCCGGCCCACCCTCCATGGCTCCCCCCAGCCTACCCTCCATGGCTCCCCCAGCCTACCCTCCATGGCTCCCCCAGCCTAACCTCCATGGCTCCCCCAGCCCAACCTCCATGGCTCCCCCAGCCCAACCTCCATGGCTCCCCACAGCCCAACCTCCATGGCTCCCCCCAGCCCACCCTCCATGGCTCCCCCAGCCTAACCTCCATGGCTCCCCCCAGCCCACCCTCCATGGCTCCCCCAGCCTAACCTCCATGGCTCCCCCCAGCCCACCCTCCATGGCTCCTCCAGCCCACCCTCCATGGCTCCTCCCAGCCCACCCTCCATGGCTCCCCCAGCATAACCTCCATGGCTCCCCCCAGCCCACCCTCCATGGCTCCCCCCAGCCCACCCTCCATGGCTCCCCCAGCCTAACCTTCATGGCTCTCCCCAGCCCACCCTCCATGGCTCCCCCAGCCCACCCTCCATGGCTCCCCCCAGCCCACCATCCATGGCTCCCCCCAGCCCACCCTCCATGGCTCCTCCCAGCCTAA